In Corylus avellana chromosome ca2, CavTom2PMs-1.0, the following proteins share a genomic window:
- the LOC132171340 gene encoding LOW QUALITY PROTEIN: uncharacterized protein LOC132171340 (The sequence of the model RefSeq protein was modified relative to this genomic sequence to represent the inferred CDS: substituted 1 base at 1 genomic stop codon) yields the protein MSESRNGSEISVNISGRSLSEISEVEAIRVGVDLVSASRRNIGFLRSVAEARWLHEKATVVEAIRRYDEVWMPLVSDLTVVGSTPPMLLPPLDVEWVWFCHTLNPVNYRQYCELRFSKLIGKPAIFNEENEEYALMRCKESWKRKYPSEPFENEADSDTPIPLVTNEQLLVEVTKHRSLYSKFSEEYRSEIVYLIAARQRXKGFLSMLQRFSDECSRLVPASDILLMWLTHQSYPTVYEEDLKEMEGDMGKVVSVWESVKEKEVKETNMLWERTYDQPYGKAGGEVVLESDKIGSVKQPIYWEVSDTDVNSKYKSMLPRFLLEVCVFLKLNSGMKAAQQDVTCELLRLSMLRCHRELKLDKSISDFRYDSWHKAWNLYCEFGTKGVVLELRREGGHCFKGSSLQAIVTFHWNDLLRAPSLTLEREVAQQARIVASITTPVQAPYLLKCVPDRVTDNSGAMISDVILRMNRYRPQEGRWLSRTVLDHAGRECFVVRMRVGGGFWRRGGEIPTAVKWEDRIIEIREGSWSYVAGPIGKAPEKVVGTATPKEPPEQWKAAWKFSTGDELMIGWESSTSISGLSFCLGNQMSPESSMKLLKGRKMQYQVKKMKSENKDEESQNKEEEEEEEEEDEEEEGFVTLVRFTEENPTGRATALLNWKLLVVELLPEEDAVMVLLLCISILRSVSMMKKEDLGCLLTRRRLKEAKLGARDWGSVILHPSSCSSSIFSPYLQPWYWNAKAVMGSDGVDHITRQPAFNYSPVEGSDNLYKRGIIT from the exons ATGTCGGAAAGCCGCAACGGCTCTGAAATTTCGGTCAACATATCGGGAAGAAGCCTCAGCGAGATATCGGAAGTGGAAGCGATACGAGTGGGGGTGGATCTCGTATCGGCTTCGAGGCGAAATATCGGGTTCCTGAGGTCGGTGGCGGAGGCTCGGTGGCTTCATGAGAAAGCAACGGTTGTTGAAGCTATAAGAAG GTACGATGAGGTGTGGATGCCGTTGGTTTCTGATCTGACGGTGGTGGGTTCAACTCCTCCTAtgcttcttcctcctcttgaTGTCGAGTGGGTTTGGTTTTGTCACACTTTGAATCCG GTGAATTACCGGCAATATTGCGAGCTAAGGTTCTCAAAACTCATTGGAAAACCAGCGATTTTTAATGAAGAGAACGAAGAGTATGCATTGATGAGATGCAAAGAAAGTTGGAAACGTAAATACCCATCTGAGCCATTCGAGAATGAAGCCGATTCAGACACGCCAATCCCACTTGTCACAAACGAACAACTCTTGGTGGAAGTCACAAAGCATAGATCTTTGTATTCCAAATTCTCAGAGGAATATAGGTCCGAAATTGTCTACTTAATTGCAGCAAGGCAAAGGTAAAAGGGATTTTTGAGCATGTTGCAGAGATTTTCTGATGAGTGTTCTCGTTTGGTGCCTGCCTCAGATATTCTACTAATGTGGTTGACCCATCAG AGCTACCCAACGGTATATGAAGAGGACTTGAAGGAGATGGAGGGTGATATGGGGAAGGTGGTGAGTGTGTGGGAAAGTGTGAAGGAAAAAGAGGTGAAAGAGACCAACATGTTGTGGGAGAGGACATATGATCAGCCATATGGGAAAGCTGGTGGAGAAGTAGTCTTGGAATCGGATAAAATTGGCTCAGTCAAGCAGCCAATTTACTGGGAGGTATCAGACACAGATGTTAACTCCAAGTACAAGTCCATGCTACCAAGGTTCTTACTTGAG GTATGTGTGTTCCTAAAGCTCAACTCTGGTATGAAGGCTGCTCAACAAGATGTTACATGTGAATTACTCCGTCTCAGCATGTTAAGATGTCACAGGGAGTTGAAGCTCGATAAATCCATCTCGGACTTTCGGTATGATTCTTGGCATAAAGCTTGGAATCTCTATTGTGAGTTTGGAACAAAGGGAGTCGTACTTGAACTTCGTCGTGAAGGTGGCCACTGTTTCAAAGGAAGTAGCCTGCAAGCAATTGTTACATTCCATTGGAATGACTTGCTAAGAGCACCCTCTCTAACTTTGGAAAGAGAAGTTGCTCAACAAGCAAGAATAGTCGCTTCAATAACTACACCAGTTCAAGCACCTTACTTGTTGAAATGTGTACCTGACCGAGTGACAGATAATTCAGGGGCCATGATATCAGATGTGATTCTGAGAATGAATCGGTATCGGCCTCAGGAAGGTCGTTGGTTATCTCGGACTGTTCTTGATCATGCAGGGAGAGAGTGCTTTGTCGTTAGAATGAG GGTGGGAGGAGGGTTTTGGAGAAGAGGAGGTGAAATTCCCACAGCTGTGAAATGGGAGGATAGGATTATAGAGATACGAGAAGGTTCTTGGTCTTATGTCGCAGGTCCAATTGGGAAAGCCCCAG AGAAAGTGGTTGGAACGGCAACACCAAAAGAACCACCAGAACAATGGAAAGCTGCATGGAAATTTTCAACAGGAGATGAACTTATGATAGGTTGGGAATCATCTACATCTATATCCGGCCTGAGTTTTTGTCTGGGAAATCAAATGTCTCCAGAATCATCG ATGAAGCTATTGAAAGGGCGAAAAATGCAGTATCAAGTAAAGAAGATGAAGTCAGAGAACAAGGATGAAGAAAGCCAAAacaaggaagaggaagaggaagaggaagaggaggatgaAGAAGAGGAGGGGTTTGTGACGCTTGTTAGGTTCACAGAGGAGAACCCAACTGGAAGAGCAACAGCTCTTTTGAATTGGAAGCTATTGGTGGTTGAATTGTTGCCTGAAGAGGATGCAGTAATGGTCCTCCTTTTATGCATTTCGATACTCAGAAGTGTGTCAATGATGAAAAAGGAAGATCTGGGATGCTTGCTAACCAGGAGAAGATTAAAGGAAGCAAAGCTTGGAGCAAGAGATTGGGGTTCTGTAATACTTCATCCTTCTTCTTGTTCATCTTCTATTTTTTCACCTTATCTTCAACCTTGGTATTGGAATGCCAAGGCAGTGATGGGATCAGATGGAGTAGATCATATCACAAGGCAACCGGCTTTTAATTACTCACCAGTGGAAGGCAGTGATAATTTGTACAAGCGAGGGATTATTACATGA